In the genome of Erpetoichthys calabaricus chromosome 13, fErpCal1.3, whole genome shotgun sequence, the window tacacaCTTGATTTGTTTTAGTTGGAAGAGGAACTCAGTGGAACAGTGGAAGTTATAGGAAGAGTGACAACAAAAGCAACCATCTTCGCAAATACATTTACTCCATTCAGAGAAGACAAAATCAGTTTTGGTAagtaattttaataattgtttattttttattttacagcgtGTCACAGTTCTGGAAAATAGAAGATCCATAAATCTGAAAGAAatgcttaattttaaaatttaatttatcaaCATATATTGGTAAAAATGCACTTTGTAATAATTTGCTTACATTGTTTTGTTACATGTGAGcatatacaaacaaaaataaactttgagAAGTTAAAATTAGTGACATTTTTGCATAAAAATTAGTTCTTTTTGATACAAGTTCAGTAGCACCTCTGCATAAATTAAACTCAACACGTTCTAAAACACGTTGTCTATTAAAGTATTTGCACCACATATTcatagtgtgctggggaggcagcattaagaagaaagacgcctcacgcctggacaaacaggtgaggaaggcaggctctattgttggcatggagctggacagtttaacatctgtggcagagcgacgggcgctaagtaggctcctatcaattatggagaatccactgcatccactaaacagtgtcatctccagacagaggagcagcttcagcgacagactgctgtcactgtcctgctccactgatagactgagaatatcgttcctcccccaaactatgcgactcttcaattccacctggggggggggtaaacgttaacattatacaaagttattgcctgtttttacctgcattattatcaatctttaatttaatattgttttttgtatcagtatgctgctgctggagaatgtgaatttcccgttgggattaataaagtatctatctatcgatcgatcgtgCTTTATCTTCTGATTCTTGAAGCTTCACAGTGTTAGTAAAGTTTACTCCGTTTTAAGATGTGTGATCTCCCTGATGCTACAACATACCGGAATGGTTCAGCTCGTCCGCTAAGCGTGATGTGTCCTCTTCACAGTCTCCCAGCGGAGCTGCTGTTTGGTTAAATGTTTGGGAGGCTTGCAGCAATGCCGCACAAAACCTTCATATTGTTAAAGTTGTCTTTGATATGCAGTATAGAAGTTTATGTTTTTAATCTACAATTTGCAGTTAGTTTATGCTAGATTTGTGATTCTTATTCTTGTTTTGTATTTGCAGATTTGCCATTGTACAATGAAGCCCTGAAAGTTATACATGATTTTCCTCAGTTTTACCCTTTTGAAACTGTTGAAAGTGAATGAGAGACTGTTCCCACACGGATAATAAAACCATTTTGGGTTTGCATTTTGAcagttagcttttttttattagttttatttaaagGCATACAGGTATTTCATTGATTTTTCTGCATAAACATTTTTCAGTGATCTTTGATAGTCcggttaaataaataattggattaaaaGTGCAGCCATGAATTAGTTGATTTTGCTTGTAATATACATTTTAGATGTTCTATTTTATGTTGTCTGTTGCCATATATAATTAACATGTTcaggtaaattaataaaaataattttgttaaaatatgtcagattttgtgtttcatttgttcCGAATtactgttgttcattttttttttttttttttttacacatgcattttttaaagGCTAAACCGTACAGTGTGTGATTGTTTTGTAAATTCAaattgtgtggttgtgagagcccgacttcaccgactttgacttcgaatataaggtgctaataaatctttgaggtacaatattccccctcggctaaagcggtatatttcgaaaagaatttcctccgggagcaataaaggatcttgcctatcacgcaaacccctctctatatgaaattctgttcttataatttgcgtaccgatatcaattggtcgctcattcatgaacggcgaagtcatgactgaatgaattccatgcgcGGACACTGATtatgtgtgtaaactaatccttatttacgtagaacaaacctgctccgagcaggtttgaggatttggatgtgttgctatgacaacacatccagcaagagtttcaaaaaaccgacagatccagaatcaggccaaatcgtcaacaattacatccgatctaaacgagtaatccacatacaaaaaataccccccagaagaAGAGAAACCTACTGAAATTCACAGAAGAATGTTtccttgtgcagatcagtaagccatcttgtgcaaacttttAAGTCATCATGCAccatggcatgtgcagatccatagcttatatgcaaatgtgcagcaacaggaGGCAACGTAATCTGTCGGCCATCTCTGATGAAGACATTCACCATGTCGAGCCTCTGGGATCGGTCACCATTAAGGGAGAGGACATAGAAGGGGTGCAGTGCTACAATTACCTGGGGGTTCATATACACCACAAACTGGACTGGACcacaacacagtggtgctataCAAGAAGGCCCAAAGAAGAATGTACTTCCTAAGGAGAGttgggtcttttgatgtatgcagcaggCTGCTGGAGATGTTCTGCCAGTACATTGTTC includes:
- the rpa3 gene encoding replication protein A 14 kDa subunit, giving the protein MADTVFEIPRARINSSMLSQYINRSICFVGRVEKIHPSGLSFILSDGEGKNASIELSEPLEEELSGTVEVIGRVTTKATIFANTFTPFREDKISFDLPLYNEALKVIHDFPQFYPFETVESE